A single window of Usitatibacter rugosus DNA harbors:
- a CDS encoding chemotaxis protein CheW codes for MTANTIEQASLHEYLAYSLGEEGFAVDILKVREIRGYEPPTRIAGAPAHIRGVIDLRGTIVPIVDMRIHAGFANPKLDDSTVVIILDLGQRMVGMVVDGVSDVMRIGAKDIRPVPEMNGFDADYLTGLATHDGAMLMVVDVAALFRTMAGTAAVAEAA; via the coding sequence ATGACTGCCAACACGATCGAGCAGGCTTCCCTGCACGAGTACCTCGCCTATTCGCTCGGCGAGGAAGGCTTCGCCGTGGACATCCTCAAGGTGCGCGAAATCCGCGGCTACGAGCCGCCCACGCGCATCGCCGGGGCTCCGGCCCACATCCGCGGCGTGATCGACTTGCGCGGCACCATCGTGCCCATCGTCGACATGCGCATCCATGCCGGGTTCGCCAATCCAAAGCTGGACGACTCGACGGTCGTGATCATCCTGGACCTCGGACAACGCATGGTCGGCATGGTGGTGGACGGCGTCTCCGACGTGATGCGCATCGGCGCGAAAGACATACGGCCGGTACCCGAGATGAACGGGTTCGACGCGGACTACCTCACGGGCCTCGCCACGCACGACGGCGCGATGCTGATGGTGGTGGACGTGGCCGCGCTCTTCAGGACGATGGCCGGCACCGCCGCGGTGGCGGAAGCCGCCTAG